Proteins from a single region of Scytonema millei VB511283:
- a CDS encoding response regulator encodes MQSNLSFSFGASELTDRLKQVFDDTLTGYWQIQLSKGERSRIPQPRYLGVVQGRVISSGIEKLAAWKPFLATLNQSIPQLRQPQAQQAFGQLQQELSSKEATPLSKIVVEMVNMKLVTHDDVTQALRQKILIDLDTYLFDYAGQAQFFSEPELVVNTPIRGFELSGLFVEAANRQSQWKQLQKYIPSLDSTLILKQEAIAAASMPTAQQQQLQNLVQPGKNLAAIARTMGKDPLEVAKFFSRLIEKGLVEIEKSANTPDNSPASAEIFIVDDSPLLIQQFRQLVEGWGYQVKYSNNALTAVQTMMESQPLAIFLDINMPGASGFDLIKQIRRQPQLASLPLVLLTAEKSVSNQWRAQWANCKFLAKPRTPAEVPTFRTDLRQMLFEIAPTTKDMVV; translated from the coding sequence ATGCAATCAAATTTAAGCTTTTCGTTTGGGGCATCAGAACTAACCGACCGACTGAAGCAAGTTTTTGACGATACCCTGACAGGGTACTGGCAAATTCAATTAAGCAAAGGAGAGCGCTCTCGTATTCCTCAACCTCGCTATCTAGGAGTTGTGCAAGGGCGGGTCATTTCTTCTGGAATTGAGAAACTAGCAGCGTGGAAGCCTTTTTTAGCAACTCTAAATCAATCTATACCTCAACTGCGCCAACCACAAGCACAACAAGCATTCGGACAGCTACAACAGGAATTATCTAGCAAGGAAGCCACGCCTTTAAGCAAAATTGTCGTAGAGATGGTCAATATGAAATTGGTCACTCACGACGACGTAACGCAAGCACTGCGGCAAAAAATTCTCATCGATTTAGATACATATTTGTTTGACTACGCCGGACAAGCTCAGTTTTTTTCCGAACCCGAACTTGTGGTCAATACTCCAATTCGCGGCTTTGAGTTGAGTGGTTTGTTTGTAGAAGCCGCAAACCGCCAAAGTCAATGGAAGCAACTGCAAAAATACATTCCTTCCCTCGATAGCACTCTGATATTGAAACAGGAGGCAATAGCAGCTGCTTCTATGCCAACAGCACAACAGCAGCAGTTACAAAACTTAGTCCAACCAGGTAAAAATTTAGCGGCGATCGCCCGCACGATGGGAAAAGATCCTTTAGAAGTCGCAAAATTCTTTAGCCGTTTGATCGAAAAAGGCTTAGTAGAAATAGAAAAGTCAGCTAACACTCCTGACAATTCTCCAGCTTCAGCAGAAATTTTTATCGTCGATGACTCGCCTCTACTAATCCAACAATTTCGTCAGCTCGTAGAAGGTTGGGGATACCAAGTGAAGTATTCCAACAATGCTCTGACTGCGGTGCAAACAATGATGGAATCTCAACCCTTAGCAATTTTTCTCGATATCAATATGCCAGGAGCTTCTGGATTCGACTTGATCAAGCAAATTCGACGACAACCCCAACTAGCATCGCTTCCTCTCGTGTTACTAACAGCCGAGAAATCTGTTTCTAACCAATGGCGAGCGCAGTGGGCAAACTGCAAGTTTTTAGCTAAGCCCCGTACCCCTGCCGAAGTGCCAACATTTCGCACGGATTTGCGGCAAATGCTATTTGAAATAGCTCCTACTACTAAAGATATGGTTGTGTAA
- a CDS encoding GNAT family N-acetyltransferase produces MKVIQLLDKSHEREQFDCGNEALNQFLKQTARQHIQKGISRTFVLIDCACPREIIGFFTLTLCEIRLQALPQKWAKKYPSLIPGVKLARLAVGTNWQRQRIGGILVVEAMQRALVVAENAGGIGLFVDAKDETAKAYYLRFGFESLDSPLQMFLPLQTIESFFK; encoded by the coding sequence GTGAAAGTCATTCAACTACTCGATAAATCTCACGAACGCGAACAGTTTGACTGTGGCAACGAAGCCCTTAACCAATTTCTGAAACAGACAGCACGGCAGCATATACAGAAAGGCATTTCTCGTACTTTCGTTCTCATTGATTGCGCTTGTCCTAGAGAAATTATTGGTTTTTTTACCTTGACTTTGTGCGAGATACGCTTACAAGCACTGCCCCAAAAATGGGCGAAGAAATATCCTTCCCTTATCCCTGGGGTAAAATTAGCTCGTTTAGCAGTGGGCACAAATTGGCAACGACAAAGAATTGGCGGAATTCTGGTAGTTGAGGCGATGCAGCGGGCGCTGGTTGTAGCAGAAAATGCAGGTGGAATTGGGCTGTTTGTGGATGCTAAAGATGAAACGGCTAAAGCCTATTACTTGCGTTTTGGTTTTGAAAGTCTTGACTCTCCCTTACAAATGTTTCTTCCTTTGCAAACTATTGAGTCGTTCTTCAAATAA
- a CDS encoding serine hydrolase: MVFFRKDEQLENLGDRVLEVTWAEFPTLARNQIALTWIVYDPPVPVNTGGALSPQAFWNFPIRGYSYRGVERIYPASIVKLFYLVAIQEWLEKGMVGSSPEIERAMRDAIADSSNDATSLIVDVLSGTTSGPELPAAPFETWKTQRNIVNRYYQSLGWEEMATINVNQKTWCDGPYGRERAFVGELMDNRNMLTTNATARLLHSIVGGVAVSSGRSQAMMALLKRSLNPADLSTDNDEDQITGFLGGGLPPEAQLWAKAGWTSQVRHDAAYIEIPNLRPYLLVVFTEGRAHSKNRHILPFISQQIATAVATLGSREQ, translated from the coding sequence ATGGTATTTTTCCGCAAAGACGAACAACTAGAAAATTTGGGCGATCGCGTTTTAGAAGTGACTTGGGCAGAATTTCCCACTTTGGCGCGTAATCAAATTGCTCTGACGTGGATTGTCTACGATCCTCCAGTCCCCGTCAATACAGGTGGCGCTTTGAGTCCCCAAGCCTTTTGGAATTTTCCAATTCGGGGGTATAGCTATCGCGGTGTGGAACGAATCTATCCTGCTAGTATCGTCAAACTATTTTATTTGGTGGCGATTCAAGAATGGCTAGAAAAAGGCATGGTGGGGTCTTCGCCAGAAATCGAACGCGCCATGCGCGATGCGATCGCTGATTCTAGCAATGATGCAACTAGTTTAATTGTTGACGTTCTCAGCGGTACGACGAGCGGTCCCGAACTCCCAGCCGCGCCTTTTGAAACTTGGAAAACTCAACGCAACATCGTTAATCGCTACTATCAGTCTCTTGGTTGGGAGGAGATGGCAACAATTAACGTCAATCAAAAAACTTGGTGCGATGGTCCCTACGGGCGCGAACGAGCGTTTGTAGGAGAATTGATGGACAATCGCAACATGCTGACAACCAACGCTACAGCAAGATTGTTACACAGTATTGTAGGTGGGGTAGCTGTGTCTAGCGGGCGATCGCAAGCAATGATGGCATTACTCAAGCGCAGCCTCAATCCTGCCGATTTATCAACAGATAATGACGAAGACCAAATTACGGGATTCTTAGGTGGCGGATTACCCCCAGAAGCACAATTGTGGGCAAAAGCTGGCTGGACGAGTCAAGTCCGCCACGATGCTGCTTATATAGAAATTCCTAATTTGCGACCATACTTATTAGTCGTATTTACCGAAGGTCGCGCCCACAGCAAAAATCGTCACATCTTACCCTTTATCTCGCAACAGATCGCTACCGCAGTCGCTACTTTGGGAAGCCGGGAGCAGTGA
- a CDS encoding MFS transporter, protein MNVFLKFDRSLRRNLLILFCAGLSFWSSLTALLPVLPLYIEDVGANKQQIGMVMGCFAIGLLLFRPWLGQLADRRSRKLVLYIGTAVVAIAPLGYLVITSLPLLMVLRAFHGISIAAFTTGYSALVADIAPPQHRGEVIGYMSLVTAIGMAVGPAIGGFLQAGAGYAPLFLLSAGLGFLGILFTSQVYNPPIAKVATESPSADRFWSLLFSPRLRIPAIVLLLVGLAFGTLSTFAPLFIKSTQVDLNAGLFYTAAAIASFVVRLTTGRASDRYGRGLFISISLILYSVSMLLLWQATNATMFLWAAIIEGAGAGMLLPTIAALLVDRAQPDERGRIFGVCMVGFDVGIAIAGPFLGLIAEQVGYRAMFGAAGGLTFLALLIFLTHSSKSFPASLRFALGRGQDAYALK, encoded by the coding sequence TTGAACGTTTTTCTTAAATTCGATCGCAGTTTGCGACGAAATCTGCTGATTTTATTCTGTGCTGGGCTGAGTTTCTGGTCTAGTCTGACAGCATTGTTGCCCGTTCTGCCCCTTTATATTGAGGATGTGGGGGCGAACAAGCAACAAATTGGTATGGTGATGGGCTGTTTTGCCATTGGACTGTTATTGTTTCGTCCTTGGTTAGGACAACTTGCCGATCGCCGCAGTCGTAAGCTGGTATTGTATATCGGCACGGCTGTAGTGGCGATCGCTCCTTTAGGTTATTTAGTCATTACATCTTTGCCTTTATTGATGGTACTACGGGCATTCCACGGGATCAGTATTGCCGCGTTTACCACAGGCTACAGCGCCCTAGTCGCCGATATTGCACCCCCCCAACATCGCGGTGAAGTTATCGGCTATATGAGTTTAGTGACCGCGATTGGAATGGCAGTGGGACCCGCCATCGGCGGTTTTTTACAAGCTGGGGCTGGCTATGCACCCCTCTTTCTCCTCTCAGCAGGGTTGGGATTCTTGGGCATCTTGTTTACTTCCCAAGTCTACAATCCACCGATCGCGAAAGTGGCAACCGAAAGTCCTTCAGCAGATCGGTTTTGGAGTTTATTATTCAGTCCGCGACTGCGTATCCCCGCGATCGTTTTATTACTCGTCGGTTTGGCTTTCGGTACTTTAAGTACTTTTGCACCCTTATTTATTAAATCGACTCAAGTAGATTTAAATGCAGGCTTATTTTACACCGCAGCTGCGATCGCCAGTTTTGTTGTGCGCTTGACGACCGGACGAGCTTCCGACCGTTACGGCAGGGGTTTATTTATTTCTATCAGCTTGATTCTCTACTCGGTATCGATGCTGCTGCTATGGCAAGCTACCAATGCCACTATGTTTTTATGGGCAGCAATTATCGAAGGGGCTGGGGCAGGAATGCTATTGCCTACCATTGCCGCACTCTTGGTAGACCGCGCCCAGCCAGACGAACGGGGGAGAATCTTTGGCGTGTGTATGGTGGGGTTTGATGTGGGAATTGCGATCGCGGGTCCCTTCTTAGGTTTAATAGCCGAACAAGTCGGTTATCGGGCGATGTTTGGTGCGGCTGGCGGGCTAACTTTCCTCGCTTTACTCATTTTTCTGACCCATTCGAGCAAAAGTTTTCCTGCCTCTTTACGTTTTGCCTTGGGCAGGGGTCAGGATGCATACGCATTAAAATAG
- a CDS encoding OmpA family protein, producing MTDLKAQETSTGILINLPENILFDFDKSNIRPSAKPTLQKLSLLLKNYAKAPVTINGNTDSNGSDAYNRVLSQKRAEAVKNYLVQNFSTNGSQMTAKGWGEKQPIAPNAKSNGADNPAGRQKNRRVEVIISRKS from the coding sequence TTGACAGATCTAAAAGCCCAAGAAACTAGCACAGGTATTCTAATTAATTTACCAGAAAATATTTTATTTGATTTCGATAAATCGAATATTCGTCCTAGTGCTAAACCAACGCTACAAAAACTGAGCCTACTGCTGAAAAACTATGCCAAAGCACCCGTTACTATCAACGGAAACACTGATAGTAACGGCAGTGATGCTTACAATCGAGTTCTTTCTCAGAAACGGGCGGAAGCAGTTAAAAACTATCTGGTACAAAACTTTAGTACTAACGGCAGCCAGATGACAGCTAAAGGTTGGGGTGAAAAACAGCCCATCGCCCCGAACGCGAAGTCTAATGGTGCAGATAATCCCGCAGGAAGGCAGAAAAATCGGCGGGTAGAAGTGATTATAAGTCGTAAGTCGTAA
- a CDS encoding type II toxin-antitoxin system TacA family antitoxin: MPKRPQNDERVTARVSASVKETLQKAADLSGATLNQFLIQAALKEAQKVLEAERIISITQQDADKIFHSLENPPAANQKLLSAIARHQDFFSESHSTTR; the protein is encoded by the coding sequence ATGCCTAAACGCCCTCAAAATGATGAACGAGTCACGGCAAGGGTTTCTGCTTCAGTCAAAGAAACCTTACAAAAAGCTGCTGACTTGTCTGGTGCTACCTTGAACCAATTTCTCATCCAAGCAGCCCTCAAAGAAGCCCAAAAAGTTCTAGAAGCAGAACGGATAATTAGCATTACACAACAAGATGCAGACAAGATTTTTCATTCACTAGAAAACCCACCTGCTGCCAATCAAAAACTGCTCTCAGCAATTGCTCGACACCAAGATTTTTTTAGTGAAAGTCATTCAACTACTCGATAA
- a CDS encoding UPF0182 family protein — protein sequence MLRKPIFLQRCFQFIAIAFGLWLIFDLVTRLGAEIFWFQEVGHLPVLRLRLLTQGLLWAIGFGITALYLLGNLVVAERLARESGVGRSQSLAGVPPVVRTGVRESGNREQGVGSRGRELRELREQQPLTVNRQPFSRSVAPASTVNNQLPTTNYQLPITNYQLPPHLFLPLVLLLNLLVGLLLWHYGQIARQYLQTDLNLPNISPLIPKLFRPASVFSLGERLFSQAWALGVLAGLTIALLFYTRFFLWAIAIAFSGIFGLVLSGNWARILKYLNPTTFNTAEPVFNRDISFYIFTLPLGELLEFWLVGMFLYGLTAVALTYLLAGDNLSQGRFARFTRSQQRHLEGLGGCFMLAVALSYWLNRYELLYSRRGVSFGAGYTDVTVQLPANTFLSLLAVAIAIFLFWGAVFSYPKQFRRKFLIGSVSAYVLIALGTGTLLPSAVQRFVVLPNELERERAYIQRSIVLTRQAFNLGIDNRTFDPQNNLTYKDIQANDLTIRNIRLWDQRPLLETNRQLQQIRLYYRFPDADIDRYTLLQDTVARRPSAAPPSTTEQQQPGVNATNTETRQTLIAARELDYSAVPQEAQTWVNQHLIYTHGYGFTLSPVNTAAAGGLPEYFVKDISDTTTDGSTLAVSSAAIRDSIPIGQPRIYFGEITDTYVMTGTQTKELDYPSGNDNVYNVYDGRGGINIGSFWRRLLFAKYLNDWQMLLTQDFTPQTKLLFRRNINQRIRAIAPFIRYDRDPYLVVADAGDRQSYLYWIVDGYTTSDRYPYAEPGNEGINYIRNSVKVVIDAYHGTVNFYVADPSDPIINTWQKVFPGLFQPLDNLPKTLRSHIRYPLDLFSIQAERLTTYHMTDPQVFYNREDQWQIPTEVYGNEAKLVEPYYLITSLPTVPFEEFILLLPYIPSQRTNLIAWLAARSDGENYGRLLLYEFPKQRLVYGPEQIEARINQDPVISQQISLWNRQGSRTIQGNLLIIPIEQSLLYVEPLYLEAAQNSLPTLVRVIVAYENRIVMAETLEQALKAIFQQEETPATPIIRPVEEPS from the coding sequence GTGTTAAGAAAACCTATATTTTTGCAGCGCTGTTTTCAATTTATCGCAATTGCCTTTGGCTTGTGGTTAATTTTCGATCTTGTCACCCGTCTGGGGGCAGAGATTTTTTGGTTTCAAGAAGTCGGTCACTTGCCAGTATTAAGGCTGCGACTATTGACCCAAGGTTTATTATGGGCGATCGGCTTTGGCATCACGGCTTTGTATTTGTTAGGTAATTTGGTGGTGGCTGAACGACTGGCGCGGGAGTCGGGAGTCGGGAGGAGCCAGTCGCTTGCGGGGGTTCCCCCCGTTGTGCGAACTGGCGTTCGGGAATCGGGGAACAGGGAGCAGGGAGTAGGGAGCAGAGGAAGAGAGCTGAGGGAGCTGAGGGAGCAACAACCGTTAACTGTCAACCGTCAACCGTTTTCACGCAGTGTAGCGCCAGCGTCTACCGTCAACAATCAACTACCAACTACCAACTACCAACTACCAATTACCAATTACCAACTACCACCACACCTATTTCTCCCCCTAGTCCTGTTATTAAATCTTTTGGTGGGGCTGTTGTTGTGGCATTACGGTCAAATTGCTAGGCAGTATTTGCAAACTGACTTGAACTTACCGAATATATCGCCGCTGATTCCCAAGTTATTTAGACCAGCATCAGTTTTCTCTCTGGGGGAACGCTTGTTTTCTCAAGCTTGGGCGCTGGGGGTGTTGGCAGGATTAACGATCGCCCTATTATTCTATACGCGCTTTTTTCTGTGGGCGATCGCGATTGCGTTCAGTGGAATTTTTGGTCTAGTTCTGTCTGGGAATTGGGCAAGAATACTGAAATATCTCAATCCCACCACTTTTAATACTGCTGAACCCGTCTTTAATCGCGATATTAGCTTTTATATCTTCACCCTCCCATTAGGAGAATTATTAGAATTTTGGCTGGTGGGGATGTTTTTGTATGGTTTAACTGCTGTCGCCCTGACTTATCTTTTAGCTGGAGATAATTTAAGTCAAGGGCGATTTGCCAGGTTTACGCGATCGCAACAGCGACATTTAGAGGGATTAGGCGGCTGCTTCATGCTAGCGGTTGCTCTCAGTTATTGGTTGAACCGCTATGAATTACTCTATTCTCGCCGTGGCGTGTCCTTCGGTGCAGGTTATACGGATGTAACGGTACAACTACCAGCCAATACTTTCTTAAGTTTACTGGCAGTGGCGATCGCTATTTTTTTGTTTTGGGGCGCAGTTTTTAGTTATCCCAAGCAATTCAGACGCAAGTTTTTAATTGGGAGTGTTAGCGCATATGTACTCATTGCTCTGGGAACTGGTACGTTATTACCGTCAGCCGTGCAGCGTTTTGTCGTACTCCCGAATGAGTTGGAAAGAGAACGAGCATACATTCAGCGAAGTATTGTATTAACTCGTCAAGCATTTAACTTGGGAATCGATAACCGTACCTTCGATCCACAAAATAATCTTACCTATAAAGATATTCAAGCCAACGACCTCACCATTCGCAATATTCGCCTGTGGGATCAACGTCCGCTATTAGAAACAAATCGCCAATTGCAACAAATCCGACTGTATTATCGGTTTCCCGATGCCGATATCGATCGCTATACCTTACTACAAGATACAGTTGCGCGCCGACCCAGTGCCGCACCACCATCTACAACCGAACAACAGCAACCTGGTGTAAATGCAACCAATACGGAAACAAGGCAAACTCTGATTGCCGCAAGAGAGTTAGACTACAGCGCCGTACCTCAAGAAGCGCAAACGTGGGTAAACCAACATCTGATTTATACGCACGGTTATGGTTTTACCCTCAGTCCCGTAAATACGGCGGCGGCTGGAGGACTACCGGAGTATTTTGTCAAAGATATCAGCGATACAACGACTGATGGCAGTACTCTAGCTGTCTCTAGCGCAGCAATCCGCGATAGTATTCCCATCGGACAACCGCGAATTTATTTTGGGGAAATTACAGATACCTACGTCATGACGGGTACGCAGACAAAAGAATTAGACTACCCAAGTGGTAATGATAATGTTTATAACGTTTATGACGGTCGAGGTGGGATTAACATCGGTTCGTTTTGGCGGCGGTTGCTGTTTGCTAAGTATTTAAATGACTGGCAAATGTTATTGACGCAGGATTTTACACCCCAGACGAAGTTACTATTTCGGCGTAATATTAATCAGAGAATTCGGGCGATCGCTCCCTTTATTCGCTACGATCGCGACCCTTATTTGGTAGTTGCAGATGCGGGAGATCGGCAAAGTTATCTTTACTGGATTGTCGATGGATATACGACTAGCGATCGCTATCCCTATGCCGAGCCTGGTAATGAGGGAATTAATTACATCCGCAATTCAGTTAAAGTTGTTATCGATGCCTATCACGGTACGGTCAATTTCTATGTTGCCGATCCTAGCGATCCGATAATTAACACTTGGCAAAAAGTTTTTCCTGGTTTGTTTCAACCTTTAGACAATTTACCAAAAACTTTGCGATCGCACATTCGCTATCCCCTGGATTTGTTTAGCATCCAAGCAGAACGGTTGACGACATATCATATGACCGATCCGCAAGTATTTTATAACCGAGAAGACCAATGGCAAATTCCTACCGAAGTCTACGGCAACGAAGCAAAATTAGTCGAACCTTATTATTTAATTACCAGCTTACCGACCGTACCGTTTGAGGAATTTATCCTTTTATTGCCTTATATTCCTAGTCAAAGAACGAATTTAATTGCTTGGTTGGCAGCGCGCTCGGATGGCGAGAACTACGGCAGATTATTGTTGTACGAGTTTCCTAAACAACGACTGGTTTATGGTCCAGAACAAATCGAAGCGAGAATTAATCAAGATCCAGTCATCTCTCAACAAATTTCGTTGTGGAATCGACAAGGTTCTAGAACAATTCAAGGAAATTTATTGATAATTCCCATAGAACAATCGCTGTTATATGTCGAACCACTTTACTTAGAAGCAGCGCAAAATAGCTTGCCAACTTTAGTACGAGTCATCGTGGCTTATGAAAATAGAATTGTGATGGCAGAGACTTTAGAGCAAGCATTAAAAGCTATTTTTCAACAAGAAGAAACGCCTGCAACGCCAATTATTCGTCCGGTAGAAGAACCTAGCTGA
- a CDS encoding C40 family peptidase: MTNIEYQCLSPLNIYDSPECDRLATQAAAGRHLQVTTIPDNTSAIEVCLCEDDYPGWLPASDLQKLATAKAPYQAIALSITEINRCLPKVIDYARQAMQQPNYYLWGGTLGPNYDCSGLIQAAFVSVGVWLPRDAYQQEAFVETISEAELSPGDLVFFGTDKKATHVGLYLGAGSYIHSSGQKMGRNGIAIDCLTAEGDEISRSYFQQLRSYGRVVKCYEGTRNSKVKS; encoded by the coding sequence ATGACCAACATTGAATATCAGTGCCTCAGTCCTCTAAATATATATGATTCTCCTGAGTGCGATCGCTTGGCAACTCAAGCAGCAGCAGGAAGACATTTACAAGTAACGACCATACCTGACAACACGTCAGCAATTGAGGTGTGTTTGTGTGAAGATGATTATCCAGGTTGGCTACCAGCGTCCGATCTACAAAAGCTAGCTACAGCAAAAGCTCCCTATCAGGCGATCGCTCTTTCTATTACAGAAATTAATCGCTGCTTGCCAAAAGTGATTGACTATGCACGTCAAGCAATGCAACAACCCAATTACTATTTATGGGGTGGAACCTTAGGACCAAACTATGACTGTTCGGGCTTGATCCAAGCAGCTTTTGTTTCAGTGGGTGTTTGGCTACCCAGGGATGCTTACCAACAAGAAGCCTTTGTCGAAACAATTTCTGAAGCAGAACTCTCACCTGGGGATTTGGTATTCTTTGGGACGGATAAGAAAGCTACCCATGTGGGACTGTACTTGGGCGCTGGATCTTATATACATAGTTCTGGGCAAAAAATGGGGCGCAATGGTATTGCGATCGATTGCTTAACAGCAGAAGGAGACGAAATCAGTCGCTCGTACTTTCAACAACTGCGTTCCTACGGCAGAGTCGTTAAGTGTTACGAAGGAACTCGGAATTCAAAAGTCAAAAGTTAA
- a CDS encoding glycosyltransferase family 2 protein yields the protein MIVSDSLTQSNGAIASNQLDVSVVVPVYNEVESIPHLLEAIASTMKASGLTYDIICVDDGSKDGSADFLKQQATERTDLKAVLLRRNYGQTAAMAAGFKYATGKAIVTLDADLQNDPADIPALLAKLDAGYDLVSGWRKQRQDAALTRLLPSKIANKLIGITTGVKLHDYGCSLKAYRSELVADMNLYGELHRFLPALAFIEGARIGEMPVRHHARRFGRSKYGLWRTFRVLMDLLTISFMKKFLTRPMHVFGLFGLLSLVLGTAIGLYLTFLKLGLGQSIGNRPLLILSVLLFITGVQLFCFGLLAELLMRTYHESQGRPIYRVREVVGHNVK from the coding sequence ATGATCGTTTCCGATAGCTTAACTCAATCCAATGGGGCGATCGCCTCAAATCAACTCGATGTTTCGGTGGTCGTACCAGTTTACAACGAGGTGGAGAGCATACCTCATTTGCTGGAGGCGATCGCTTCTACCATGAAAGCCAGTGGTTTAACATACGATATCATTTGCGTTGATGATGGCTCCAAAGACGGTTCGGCGGATTTCCTCAAGCAACAAGCAACAGAACGCACCGATTTAAAAGCCGTCCTGTTACGACGCAACTACGGACAAACAGCAGCAATGGCAGCTGGATTTAAATATGCTACAGGGAAAGCGATCGTCACTCTGGATGCAGATTTACAAAACGATCCGGCGGATATTCCTGCTTTACTTGCCAAACTAGATGCGGGCTATGACTTGGTAAGCGGTTGGCGCAAACAACGACAAGATGCAGCTTTAACTCGCTTACTTCCTTCTAAAATTGCTAACAAACTCATTGGCATCACCACAGGTGTCAAGTTACACGACTACGGCTGTTCTCTCAAAGCTTATCGGTCGGAACTCGTAGCCGATATGAATCTCTACGGAGAATTGCACCGCTTTCTACCCGCTTTAGCCTTTATTGAAGGGGCGAGAATTGGCGAAATGCCCGTGAGACATCACGCACGGCGTTTTGGTCGCAGCAAGTACGGGTTGTGGCGGACGTTTCGCGTGTTGATGGATCTGCTGACAATCTCCTTCATGAAGAAGTTTCTCACCCGTCCCATGCACGTATTCGGTCTTTTTGGGCTGCTGTCTCTAGTCTTAGGTACGGCGATCGGGCTATATTTGACTTTCTTAAAATTGGGTTTGGGTCAAAGTATTGGCAATCGTCCCTTATTGATTTTGTCTGTCTTGCTATTCATCACTGGGGTACAGTTGTTTTGCTTCGGGCTATTGGCAGAACTTTTGATGCGGACGTATCATGAATCTCAAGGTCGCCCAATCTATCGCGTGCGAGAGGTGGTAGGTCATAATGTTAAGTAA
- the moaC gene encoding cyclic pyranopterin monophosphate synthase MoaC, with protein MTQENFSTANLTHLDWQGQAQMVDVSAKQPTVREAIASGRVRMQADTLAAIQAGNAPKGDVLGTARLAGIMAAKQTSNLIPLCHPLPLQKIEVQITPDPELPGYQIIATVRTKAETGVEMEALTAVSVAALTLYDMAKALEKSMQIEAIHLVSKTGGKSGDYAVIGNG; from the coding sequence ATGACACAAGAAAATTTTTCTACCGCTAATTTGACTCATCTCGATTGGCAAGGGCAAGCTCAGATGGTAGATGTTTCCGCCAAACAGCCAACAGTCCGAGAAGCGATCGCCTCTGGTAGAGTGAGGATGCAAGCAGATACTTTGGCAGCGATCCAAGCTGGCAACGCCCCTAAAGGCGATGTATTGGGAACGGCAAGACTAGCCGGAATTATGGCAGCCAAACAAACATCCAATCTCATTCCCCTGTGCCATCCCTTACCACTACAAAAAATCGAAGTCCAAATTACCCCCGATCCCGAACTCCCTGGCTATCAAATTATTGCCACAGTTAGAACCAAAGCCGAAACGGGTGTAGAAATGGAAGCACTCACCGCCGTCTCCGTCGCTGCTTTAACACTTTACGACATGGCAAAAGCCCTAGAAAAATCGATGCAAATTGAAGCGATACATTTGGTGAGTAAGACGGGCGGGAAGTCGGGAGATTATGCGGTAATAGGTAATGGATAG